One Glutamicibacter halophytocola DNA segment encodes these proteins:
- a CDS encoding N-acetylglucosamine-6-phosphate deacetylase, producing the protein MTSTRYALIATLISDGLKVTDGVLAVDGDRISFAGNKDDFAALPDAADYEIRELAAGTTIIPGLVDLHCHGALGADFSAPDHSSITGALEHLHRSGTTTLLASLVTAEPNSMIGAAELLAEFAESGAIAGIHAEGPFLSEAQCGAQDPRYLQLPDPGFVTELVSASRGQLRTMTYAPELEGSEELIEQLVSHGVVPSLGHTNASAQVAADSLRYAREELLSAGVDGFTERPTVTHLFNGMPELHHREPGPVAACLEEAANRNAFVELISDGVHLSPDTVRLVYRLVGAENVLLVSDSMAATGLADGQYALGPQQVNVVDSQARLASDNSLAGGTSTLLQVLRHAVAAGVPLVQAVSSATTVPASLIGLADEVGSLHYGFAADALVLDEDLQLVQAIRKGQYL; encoded by the coding sequence ATGACATCGACGCGCTACGCCCTTATCGCCACCCTGATTTCCGATGGACTCAAGGTCACCGACGGCGTACTTGCCGTGGATGGAGATCGAATCAGCTTCGCAGGCAACAAAGATGATTTTGCTGCGCTGCCCGATGCAGCCGACTATGAAATCCGGGAGCTGGCAGCGGGAACCACCATCATCCCGGGCCTGGTGGACCTGCACTGCCACGGCGCCCTTGGCGCGGATTTCTCGGCACCGGATCATTCCAGCATCACCGGCGCCCTGGAGCACCTCCATCGCTCAGGCACCACCACCTTGCTTGCCTCATTGGTCACCGCGGAGCCGAACTCCATGATCGGAGCCGCCGAGTTGCTGGCGGAATTTGCCGAGTCCGGCGCCATTGCCGGTATTCATGCCGAAGGGCCGTTCCTTTCCGAAGCCCAGTGCGGCGCCCAGGACCCTCGCTACCTGCAATTGCCGGATCCGGGCTTCGTCACCGAACTGGTGTCCGCCAGCCGCGGCCAATTGCGCACCATGACCTACGCGCCAGAGCTGGAGGGCAGCGAGGAGCTGATCGAGCAGCTGGTGTCCCACGGTGTCGTTCCCTCGCTGGGCCATACCAACGCCTCGGCCCAGGTTGCCGCTGATTCGCTGCGCTACGCCCGCGAAGAATTGCTCAGCGCCGGCGTAGATGGCTTTACCGAGCGCCCAACGGTCACGCACCTGTTCAACGGCATGCCTGAGTTGCACCACCGTGAACCGGGACCGGTAGCGGCCTGCCTTGAAGAAGCGGCCAATCGCAACGCCTTCGTGGAATTGATCTCCGACGGGGTGCACCTGTCCCCCGATACCGTTCGCCTGGTCTACCGCCTGGTCGGTGCCGAGAATGTCCTGCTTGTCAGCGACTCCATGGCAGCTACGGGACTTGCCGACGGCCAGTACGCGCTTGGCCCGCAACAGGTCAACGTCGTTGATTCACAGGCCCGGCTGGCCAGCGATAATTCATTGGCAGGCGGCACCTCCACCTTGCTGCAGGTGCTCCGGCATGCGGTGGCAGCCGGGGTCCCCCTGGTGCAAGCGGTGAGCTCTGCGACCACCGTCCCGGCTTCGCTGATCGGCCTGGCCGACGAGGTCGGCTCCCTGCATTACGGATTTGCCGCCGATGCCCTGGTGCTCGACGAGGACTTGCAGCTGGTGCAGGCCATCCGCAAGGGCCAATACCTCTGA
- a CDS encoding DUF2550 domain-containing protein → MFEITAPVLIALLILIGIALFFGAMAVRRIQLRRTLGTFDASIRTPQGQWMMVIGRYGGGHVDLLRFFSVSPVPRFQLERRGLDISGTRRATDDEASRIPPGFVVVMLTRNGDELLLAMDYRDYTGFSAWLEAGPIAGSWQI, encoded by the coding sequence TTGTTTGAGATAACCGCACCAGTTCTAATCGCGCTGCTGATCCTGATCGGCATCGCCTTGTTCTTCGGCGCCATGGCTGTGCGCCGCATTCAATTGCGGCGCACACTGGGCACCTTCGATGCCTCCATCCGGACTCCCCAGGGACAATGGATGATGGTGATTGGCCGCTATGGCGGAGGACATGTAGACCTGTTGCGGTTTTTCTCTGTTTCACCGGTGCCGCGATTCCAGCTTGAGCGAAGAGGGCTGGATATCAGTGGAACCCGTCGCGCCACCGACGATGAAGCCTCGCGGATTCCGCCAGGATTTGTTGTGGTGATGCTGACCCGGAACGGGGATGAGCTGCTGCTAGCCATGGACTACCGTGACTACACCGGTTTTTCTGCCTGGCTTGAAGCCGGGCCGATTGCCGGAAGCTGGCAGATCTAG
- a CDS encoding AI-2E family transporter: MEPDQQRQHHDPHDPEDRASTPSPLSAPGASQPVNSPETASSGPNSAENQAAQPQGTLARRLGASLAKMFSTPARTAALGEVPDHQSEEAFDPFPVLHPISMGFLATIGVGLALGGYYVLTNVGSLLTWIAIALFIALGLDPVVRFLMRRGLSRPLAVVATMVGMLGIFGGFMALIIPTLVNQITTFITRAPDIVADFLNSQWVREIDQQYALSERVTTEVDRFFGDSGAVTNVFGGVLGVSQTVAQSMFGVLIVLVLAIYFLASLPGMMGFSLRLAPRSKRERVAELAEKITRSVGNYVMGQATVAVLNSLVALLLMTILGVPFTALLTLLVAMLAFIPLVGGVIAGILVTLVTLSLGWQTALIYAICYFGYLQVEAYFVSPRIMRRAVAVPGAVAVISVIAGGTLAGVTGALMAIPVAASAMILLREVFIARQDRR, from the coding sequence ATGGAGCCAGATCAGCAGCGCCAGCACCACGATCCTCATGACCCCGAGGATCGCGCCAGCACGCCCTCCCCCTTATCAGCGCCGGGTGCTTCACAACCTGTGAATTCCCCGGAAACGGCATCCAGTGGACCAAATAGCGCCGAAAACCAGGCCGCGCAGCCGCAAGGCACGCTGGCCCGGCGCCTCGGTGCAAGCCTGGCAAAAATGTTCAGCACTCCAGCCCGCACCGCAGCGCTGGGCGAGGTTCCCGATCACCAGTCGGAAGAGGCCTTCGACCCCTTCCCTGTGCTGCATCCTATTTCGATGGGCTTCCTGGCCACGATCGGAGTGGGCTTGGCCCTGGGCGGCTACTACGTGTTGACCAATGTGGGTTCGCTGCTGACCTGGATTGCCATTGCCTTGTTCATTGCGCTCGGACTGGATCCGGTAGTCCGCTTCCTGATGCGCCGCGGATTATCCCGCCCCTTGGCCGTAGTCGCCACCATGGTGGGCATGCTGGGCATCTTCGGCGGTTTCATGGCGCTGATCATCCCGACACTGGTCAACCAGATCACCACCTTCATCACCCGGGCCCCTGATATCGTTGCCGATTTCCTGAACAGCCAATGGGTGCGCGAAATCGACCAGCAATATGCGCTCTCTGAACGCGTGACCACCGAGGTGGACCGCTTCTTCGGAGATTCCGGTGCCGTAACCAATGTCTTCGGCGGCGTCCTTGGCGTGTCGCAAACCGTAGCCCAGTCGATGTTCGGCGTACTGATAGTCCTGGTGCTGGCCATCTACTTCTTGGCCTCGTTGCCGGGCATGATGGGCTTCTCGCTGCGCCTGGCTCCGCGCTCCAAGCGCGAGAGGGTCGCCGAGCTCGCCGAAAAGATTACCCGCTCGGTGGGCAACTACGTCATGGGCCAGGCGACTGTGGCGGTTCTGAACTCGCTGGTCGCCCTGCTCTTGATGACCATTCTCGGCGTGCCGTTCACCGCGCTGCTCACCTTGCTGGTGGCCATGCTGGCATTCATTCCGCTCGTGGGCGGTGTGATTGCCGGAATCCTGGTCACCCTGGTGACGCTGTCCCTGGGTTGGCAGACCGCCTTGATCTACGCGATCTGCTACTTCGGCTACCTGCAGGTGGAGGCCTATTTCGTATCGCCTCGCATCATGCGCCGGGCGGTCGCGGTTCCTGGTGCCGTCGCCGTCATCTCAGTCATTGCCGGCGGAACCTTGGCCGGGGTTACCGGCGCCTTGATGGCGATCCCGGTGGCGGCCAGTGCCATGATCTTGCTGCGCGAAGTCTTCATCGCACGCCAGGACCGCCGCTAG
- a CDS encoding ABC transporter ATP-binding protein produces the protein MTQIALDIRGLAKQFGPKVAVDNVSLQVPAGSFYGLVGPNGAGKTTMLSMATGLLRPDSGQALANGVDIWADPQAAKATLGVLADGVRQFDRLTGRQLVSYSGLLRGMDRAEVAERTEDLLRVMDLTGDGDKLVVDYSAGMTKKISLATAMIHSPKLLVLDEPFEAVDPVSAANIRDILNDYVEFGGTVIVSSHVMDLVQRMCTHVAVIAGGVLKAQGSVEQVRGGMSLEDRFVDLVGGRANNEGLSWLRTSSN, from the coding sequence ATGACTCAGATCGCACTGGATATTCGCGGCCTCGCCAAGCAATTTGGCCCCAAGGTCGCGGTGGATAACGTCAGCCTGCAGGTGCCTGCAGGCTCTTTCTATGGCCTCGTGGGCCCCAACGGAGCCGGCAAAACCACGATGCTGTCCATGGCCACCGGACTGCTCAGGCCCGATTCCGGCCAAGCTCTGGCCAATGGGGTGGATATCTGGGCTGATCCCCAGGCGGCCAAGGCAACCCTGGGCGTGCTGGCCGATGGCGTGCGCCAGTTCGACCGGCTGACCGGCCGGCAGCTGGTGAGCTATTCGGGGCTCTTGCGCGGCATGGACCGGGCCGAGGTCGCTGAGCGCACCGAGGACCTGTTGCGCGTCATGGATCTGACCGGTGACGGCGACAAGCTGGTGGTGGACTATTCGGCCGGCATGACCAAGAAGATCTCGCTGGCCACGGCGATGATCCACTCGCCCAAGCTGCTGGTGCTGGATGAGCCCTTCGAGGCCGTTGACCCGGTATCGGCCGCCAATATCCGCGACATCCTCAACGACTACGTTGAATTTGGCGGCACCGTGATCGTTTCCTCGCATGTGATGGATCTCGTGCAGCGCATGTGCACCCACGTGGCAGTGATTGCCGGCGGCGTGCTCAAGGCGCAGGGCTCGGTTGAGCAGGTGCGCGGCGGCATGAGCCTGGAGGACCGGTTCGTTGATCTGGTGGGCGGACGGGCAAACAACGAAGGGCTGTCATGGTTGCGCACATCCTCAAACTGA
- the nucS gene encoding endonuclease NucS, which produces MRLVVAKCSVDYEGRLRAHLPLATRLVMVKADGSVLIHSDGGSYKPLNWMNPPLTLREGIPDEDAAALGAVSTWTVASAKTDDKLTINFHSFEHDSAHALGTDPGLIKDGVEADLQRLLAEQIDLLGDGHKLIRREYMTAIGPVDILARDAKGATVAVELKRRGDIDGVEQLTRYLDLLNRDPLLKPVTGIFAAQQIKPQARTLAEDRGIRCLTLDYDAMRGVDDSAGRLF; this is translated from the coding sequence GTGCGTTTAGTGGTTGCAAAGTGTTCAGTAGATTACGAGGGCCGTCTTCGAGCCCACCTTCCGTTGGCGACTCGTCTGGTGATGGTCAAGGCCGACGGCTCGGTGCTCATCCACTCCGATGGCGGCAGCTACAAGCCGCTGAACTGGATGAACCCTCCACTGACCCTTCGCGAGGGAATACCCGATGAAGATGCCGCAGCGCTGGGCGCCGTTTCCACCTGGACCGTGGCAAGCGCCAAGACCGATGACAAGCTGACCATCAACTTCCACAGCTTCGAACATGACTCGGCGCATGCTCTGGGCACCGACCCGGGCTTGATCAAGGACGGCGTGGAAGCAGACCTCCAGCGCCTGCTGGCCGAACAGATCGACCTGCTCGGGGACGGCCACAAGCTGATCCGCCGTGAATACATGACCGCCATCGGCCCGGTGGATATCCTGGCTCGCGATGCCAAGGGGGCCACCGTCGCGGTGGAGCTCAAGCGCCGAGGCGATATCGATGGCGTAGAGCAGCTCACGCGCTACCTGGATTTGCTCAACCGCGATCCGCTGCTGAAGCCGGTAACCGGCATCTTCGCCGCGCAGCAGATCAAGCCACAGGCGCGCACGCTCGCCGAAGATCGCGGAATTCGATGCTTGACTTTGGATTATGACGCAATGCGCGGTGTCGACGACTCTGCCGGCCGGCTTTTCTAA
- a CDS encoding co-chaperone YbbN, with amino-acid sequence MSEENIPSTRGAVDLSALAHHSPQATGTTDSAAASWTTSLDEASFEQFVGLSQSVPAIVSLGSPRVQVSADLDAVLRRLVDAKNGKFVLGVVDAETYPQIAQAFQAQQIPMVVALVKGQPVPLFQGPAAEEQIVQLLGQLEQLAVQQGLGGTVPPLSGTAGNTEPELPPLHQKAVDAIDAGDYAAAEAAYLEALNEKPNDHDAQVGVYQVRLLSRTQNLDLNTSRELAAQNPQEIAAQLDVADLDLIGGHVEDAFARLVSLISKLADDDRERVRRRLIELYAVVGNNDPRVAASRQKLARVLF; translated from the coding sequence ATGAGCGAAGAGAACATTCCTTCAACCCGTGGCGCGGTAGACCTCTCGGCGTTGGCCCACCATAGCCCGCAGGCCACCGGCACCACCGATTCGGCAGCTGCCAGCTGGACCACCAGCCTGGACGAGGCATCCTTCGAACAGTTTGTCGGCCTCTCCCAAAGCGTGCCGGCCATCGTGTCGCTGGGTTCGCCCCGGGTGCAGGTCTCGGCTGATCTCGATGCCGTGCTGCGCAGGCTGGTCGATGCCAAGAACGGCAAGTTCGTTCTCGGCGTGGTAGATGCCGAAACCTATCCCCAGATCGCCCAGGCTTTCCAGGCCCAGCAGATTCCGATGGTGGTCGCCCTGGTCAAGGGCCAGCCGGTGCCGCTGTTCCAGGGCCCGGCCGCCGAGGAGCAGATTGTGCAGTTGCTGGGCCAGCTGGAACAGCTCGCCGTGCAGCAGGGCCTGGGCGGAACGGTGCCGCCATTGAGCGGAACCGCTGGGAACACCGAGCCCGAGTTGCCGCCGCTGCACCAGAAGGCCGTGGATGCGATTGACGCGGGCGACTACGCCGCCGCCGAAGCCGCCTACCTCGAAGCGCTGAACGAGAAGCCGAACGACCACGACGCGCAGGTGGGCGTATACCAGGTGCGGCTGCTCTCGCGCACGCAGAACCTCGATTTGAACACGTCGCGCGAACTGGCAGCGCAGAATCCGCAAGAGATTGCCGCGCAACTCGATGTCGCTGATCTTGATCTGATCGGCGGCCACGTGGAGGATGCCTTTGCCCGTCTGGTGTCGTTGATTTCGAAACTGGCAGACGATGATCGCGAACGAGTTCGCCGCCGCCTCATCGAGCTCTACGCAGTGGTCGGAAACAACGATCCGCGCGTGGCTGCCTCGCGACAGAAACTGGCGCGCGTCCTGTTCTGA